The DNA window TTTCGATAAAAGTAGAAAGGCCCATAACGGCCGGAATGCCAATGGATTTGGCCAAAATAGCCACGTGAGAAGACGCCCCGCCAGAAGGAGAAATAATGGCCTTGGTAATTTGCGGGTCCATTTCCACAAAATCGGAAATACTCCAAAAATCGGCCATCAAAATGCAGGGCTCGTTGGGAGCAAAGGCTTCACTGGGCATATGGCTGCCGTAAATCAGGCGATCGGTAATTTTACGCCCTACATCATGAATATCGTAAGCGCGTTCACGGATATACTCGTCTTCAGCCATCGCCATGGTTTCGGTATATTTACGGATAATAATTTCTACGGCCTTAAGAGCCGAATGCCCTTTATCTATCTCATTTAAAATTTCGTCTTTAAAAGCCGCACTCTCAAGCACCATTTGGTAGGCATCAAAAATGGACATTTCTTCCAAACCAAATTTCTTTTTGGCCTTGGCAATAGTTTCACGCACTTCTTCTTCTACCCATCTAAAAGCTTCCATCAGCCTCATTTTTTCTACATCGGGCGAAAGATTATTTTGCTCGGTTATCGCCATGTGCTGCACAGGACGATGCAATGTTTTAACCCCGGCCATGGCAATACCCGGCGAAGACCCAATCCCTACATGCATAGCCCCTTTAGAACGTTTGAGCAGCTCGGGGCCAATTTTTTTAGTATCGTCTTTTTGAGAAAGGGTTCCAAAAGTTCCTAATAACTTTGCTTTTTCAATCACATTGACGGCCGGAATGGCCAAGGTCATCATCAAATGCACAGTTTGCGACGAAAATTTTACGGGTTTAATATTTTGAACCACCAACACGCCAATGGGCTTGCGATTGTAAATAAGGGGAACCGAAAGAAATGAGGCGTATCTTTCTTCGCCTGTGCCGGGGAAATATTTAAACTTTTTACTCCGTCGGCCCGTAGCCATGGATATAGGCTTAAGCCATTCCATGGTCATCCCCACCAAACCCTCGCCCACCTTCATGCGCACGGTGCCAATAGCATCGCGGTTTAAACCTTTGGTGGCCGATAGAACCAATTCTTGGGTCATGTGATTAAGCATGTACAACGAGCACACGTCGGTTTTTAAAATATTGGCAATTTTTTCAACCAATAATTCCAAAACCCGTCCAATATCGTCTTCTCCATGGCATAATTGGCCTAAAGCTAAAATTTCGGTGGTTACATCCTCATGCGGAATGGTGTGAATCTTCATAGGAAAGTTTTACAGTAATAGAAATAAAGTCATTTGTCACTTAACGATTTATCCTCTTGAAAAGTGAACAACAGCGGTGCTAGCAAAAAAGAATGTCTCTCTTTAACCCACCACCCCCACTGGCAGAACGCCTCAGACCTCAAAGTCTGTCCGAGTTTAAAGGGCAGGAACATTTGCTAGGATCCAATAAACTGCTTAAACAAGTTTTTGAGAGCGACTTTACACCATCACTTATTTTTTGGGGACCACCGGGTAGCGGCAAAACAACACTGGCGCGTTTACTGGCCACAAAAAAACAGTGCGCTTTTATTGCATTGTCGGCTGTAACCAGCGGGATTAAAGATTTAAAAGACGCCACAGACCAGGCCAAATCCCATTTGGCCATGGGTAAAAAAACAATTCTCTTTATAGACGAAATTCACCGTTTTAATAAAACTCAACAAGATGCTCTATTGCCTCATGTAGAAAACGGAACGTTTATCTTGGTAGGTGCCACAACCGAAAACCCGTCGTTTGAATTAAACCGCGCCCTCCTCTCGCGCTGCAAGGTGATTGTGCTAGAGCCATTAACACCGCAAAGCCTGGGCGAAATTATAGACGAGGCTTTAAACGCTTCGCGCGGATTGAGTAATAAAAAAATAGAACTTTTACCCGAAGCCAAACAATTTTTAATTGATTCCTCCGAAGGCGATGCGCGCAAGCTGCTTAATACTTTAGAAATTGTTTCTGAAATTAAAAAACAAAATGAAGCGGTAGATGTAAAGCTAGTGGAAGAAGCGCTGCAAAAAAAGGCACTAGCCTACGATAAAAAAGGTGAAGAGCATTACAATGTGATCAGTGCTTTTATTAAAAGCATGAGGGATTCTGATCCCGATGCGGCGGTTTATTATTTAGCAAGGATGATGGAAGCCGGTGAAGATCCTTTGTTTATTGCAAGACGCTTGGTAATTTTTGCCAGCGAAGATATTGGAAACGCCAACCCCAATGCCGTAACGCTGGCCATGAGCTGCATGCAGAGTTACGATTTTGTAGGGTTCGCCGAAGGCTGGATTCCGCTCTCGCAATGTGCCACGTATTTAGCCGGCAGCCCCAAAAGCAATGCCAGTTACATGGCTTATAAAAAAGCCAAAGGCGATGTGCTGGAACATGGGGCTTTGGCTGTACCCATGAATATTAGAAATGCTCCCACCAAATTGATGAAAGAATTAGGTTACGGCAAAGGCTACGAGTACGCACACGATCAAGTGGATAATTTTTCTACCCAACAACATTTGCCCGATAAACTAACCCACAAAAAATATTATAACCCCACCGAAAACGGCTACGAAAAGCATATTAAGGCTTATTTGGAGAAGATTGAGGAAAAGAAAAAATAAATTCTTCCTTTTAAGCAGGAGAAACCATCAGATTTATTTTTGAGTTTATCTTACCCAAAACCTTAAAATCACGTTTCACCATAAAGGCCGTGGGATAAGACCCATAACAATCCTTGGCCACTTGTGCGGCACTTAGTTGAGGTTTTTGACAAAAAAGGGCCCACATATCGGAGCGATAGGTGGGCCCCATCAAAATCCGGAATTTGTAAGGCAAATGTATTTTGGCCAACTCTTCCGGAGGCAAAATATCACCAGGGCGATGACGCAAAACTTTTTGAGGAATTCTTAAACATGTTTTTTTAAACCGCTCGTCCTCCCCATTTTTTTTAATTAAAAAATCGGTTCTATCCCCTAAAAAATCAAACCGTTTTTTAGGAGAAAGCTTTTTCAGCTTAGTAAAACGGATATCACTTTTAAACCACTCGCCAATAGCAGCCCAGAAAACAGAAAATAAAAAGGTTTGTTGTGGTGCTAATTGTAAAATAATTTGCACTAGGCGATCGGCATTGATGCGCAAAGAATGGATTTCTATCCAATCAACCAAAAGCGATAAAATTCGTCCGTCCCCGGCAAGTCCTTCGATAGAGGCTGCTATCAAAGTGTTTTCGATATTGGCATTTTTGTAAGGAGTCCCACCAAGCAAAAATCCAATTCCTATAAGATGCGAAGTCAACTCTTCTCCACTAGCTAAAGTATGAGGCAGAATGGATCTTTTAAAACTCATACCCCAACTCCCTAGCCAGACTTTTGAAAGACGCTTTAACATGAACAGGCCACCCAGGATTTTGATCTTGTTCTTCTACCCACTTCATCGATTCAATCAATTCGGCAAGCGTGGGTTTAAGCATTTTACAATCGCTTCTATCTTGTTCCCTATCACAAAAAGCAAACAACTTTGACTTTAGCAGGTCAGACCTTCCTAAAGAATAAAGGGTGATGGATTGCCCCAAAAAAACAAGCTCTGTTCTTTTGAGCCAACCCTGAGGAAGATTTTTGCGCAGTGATTCCGGCCCATTATTGAACCAGTCTTTTTTAAGGCGTTCATTTCCAGACTTATTTTTTGTTTCGGCAAATTCCTGGGCCAGCAAAATAATTTGTTTTGGCAAAATAGGATCAAGAACATCTATATCTTGGGTTTCACGGGCAATCACCCCCAAAAGCGACAACGCCCCACCTCCAATAATGACTCCCGAAAAAGAACATCCTTTTTGATTAAGAAACCGATCAAACTCTTTTAATGTCTCTTTGGGCTGCATAGTATAATTATATAATATACTTTTAATAAAAAAGTCAATATAAAATAATAGCTTATGTTTATTTTAAAAAACCAACCCAAAAACGGACACCTTAACCAATGAAGGATTGAGTGAATGGTTTAATCTTGTAGGAGAATCTCTGCGTTACGGCGATGAATGGAATAACAACGATCAAATTGAATGGGTAACAGCATCCGCTATAGATTCCCCTCAATTTAAAAAACCCTATGCCGAGCAATATTTTGACCCTATGGGCTATGCACTTCAAAAAGCCGCTTATCAATTAGCCCATATTTGGGACGATTTAACAAAACACCCGCAATTTGATGCGGATGTTGCCGCTAAAATTAATGAGGATCATGTACGTTTTTTTACTTTAGCTATTATGGGCGCTTCTCATTATTTTGTTTAAAAACTCTAGATCTCCCGTTCCAACTTTTTGAGCGTTTCTTCCAACCCCACCAAAAAATCGCGCAGCACTTTTTTTACTTTTAAATTGCCCGCGGCTCGTTTGCGGGAAAGGACTTCGGTTAAGAGAGAAATTTTTTTAGAAGCATCCGCAAGCTCCATTGCTTTTACATCCTCCGCCATTTTATTTAGTCCGTCCAAAAAAAGACCAGCCGTATCGTCACGTAAGCCCTGGCCGTAATAAATATCGAGTAAGTTTTCTAAGATGGGCTTTGCATGCGCTATATGTTTTTTTATAAAAATAGGGGAAATTTTAAATTCTAACTTTGGTTTATCATCCTCTTTCAAAAACTCTTCCAAAGGCTCGTTTAGTTTTTCAAGAGAATCCGATTTTTCTATAAATAAATGGGGTTCTAGCGCGTAAGCTTCACAATATTCTAAATATTCTCCGTAGCTCACGGCCGAAAACAGACAGATGGTGGCCTTGATATCAGGATAAGATTCTAGTGTATCGTCGAATACTGTAAAAAAAGCATCTTCGTTAAAAAGAACATCACCTACAATCATCACTTTTTTACGCGCAAGTTCCTTTTTATTTTTTTCCACATAGTCTTTCCATTCTTCCAAGGTGTAAAAAAGTTGGTATTTTAATAAATCTCCTTTTTTTTGCGTTCTTTTTTGCGACTTAATATGATCTTTTATGCTTTGGGCTTGGCTTACATCGGCAGATACAATGAAGATGAGGTATTCCATGCAGACTTACTCAATACCATATTTGGCAAGCTTGTTATACAGCGTTTTGCGGCCAATTTTAAGAACCTGTGCCGCTTCACTACGGTTACCATCCACCGCTTTTAATACCCGGATGATGTATTCTTTTTCAATATCATCCAAGGGGCGTGTTGCGTCATGAAAAATGGCAGAATTTTCTTCAACTTCTCCTGCGGTATCGGCCGAAAAAATAATATCTTCAGGTAAAATTAAATCGGTTTTGGCCAGTAACATGGCACGTTCCATGGTATTTTCAAGCTCACGCACATTGCCAGGCCAGGAATAATCAATAAACATTTTAAGCGCACTTTGCGAAATACCTTTTACCTGATTATTGTGCATTTTTTGAAAATTTTCTAAAAAGTAATCTACAAAAAGCGGGATATCCTCTTTACGGTCTTTTAAGGCCGGCAACTCAATTTGCATGGCATTAAGCCGGTAGTATAAATCTTCTCTAAAAAGTTTTTGCTCCATTCTCATTTTTAAATCGTGGTTAGTAGCCGCAATAATACGCACATCTACTTTTTCTACTTGTGTTGCACCTAGCGGCCTAATTTCTTTTTCTTGCAGGGCACGTAAAATTTTGGGCTGAATGGTAATGGGCATATCACCAATTTCATCCAGCATAATGGTTCCTTGATGTGCTTCGCTAAAAAGGCCAGGTTTAGCCATACGCGCGTCGGTAAAAGCACCTTTTCTATAACCAAACAATTCACCTTCTAGCAGGGCCTCGGGGATAGCCGAGCAATTAATAGCCACAAATTTTTGATTGGCGCGCGGCGAGCTACGGTGAATGGCACGGGCAATCATTTCTTTACCCGCCCCGCTAGGCCCCGTGATAAGAATGTTAACCGAACTGCCACGAATGCGTTCAATAAGATCGTAAATCTTTTTCATGGCGGGCGATTTACCTACTAAACCATGATAATATTCTTCGGCGGGCTTTTCTTTTTTAAGACGAATAATTTCGGTACGCAAATAACCATAATCGAGCGCTTTTTGAACAAGAAGCGGTAGTTTTTCGGGATGGATGGGTTTTTGCAACACATCAAAAGCACCATGCCGCATGGCTTCTACAGCTTCATCTACATTGCCCGTATCGGTTAAAAAAATGATGGGAACTTCAGGGTGCTGCGCACGCATGTAATCAAGCACATTAAGCCCGGTATGATGTCCAATAGCATGATCCAGCACCACAGCACTGTAGGTATTAAGCGAAAAAATCTTTTGAACCTCTTCAAAATTTTTGCACCAATCCACACCTTTGTAGCCCGCATGATCGAGCACTTCCATAGCAAGCGCCCCTGCAAAAGGATGGTCTTCCACCAGTAAAATTGGGTTTTTATAGGGACTTTTCACGTTGTGTCATTTTAACACAGGCGTGTTTAAAAGAAGAAGCTAAATATGGGTATTTTTATACAGGCATTTACGGATATGGGGATAAATATTTAACTATATGAAATTAAATAGCTTTTTTAAGAGACGCTACAAATCGTGATAAACTTTTATGAAGGGTACTCGTGTTTTTGGCATTTTTCTCAATCAGCTTAATGAGCGCCGAACCAATCACCACGCCATCGGCATGATGCGCAATTTCTCGCACTTGTTCCGGTTTGGAAATTCCAAATCCCACGACTACCGGGCGACTTGTAACACCCTTGATACGCAACACCTGAGAGGAAAGCTCATCATTAATAGAGAGCTTGGCGCCTGTTATACCCGTCATCGATACATAATAAATAAAACCCGAACCTTTATGCGCAGCTTTTTTAATGCGCTCATCGGTGGAGGTAGGAGCCAGCAAGAAAACAAGATTAATACCGTGAGCTTTGAGAATTTTATTCAAATCATCCGCCTCATCCGGTGGTAAATCGACAATTAGCACTGCATCCACACCGGCATCTTTAGCTTTTTTAGCAAACACCTCATGCCCCATCACAAAAATGGGATTGTAATAACCCATGAGGAGTAGCGGCACTTGGGATTTTTTACGGATTCTGGTGACAAGCGCAAAAATTTTATCGATAGACGATCCTTTTTTAAGGGCGCGTTCATACGATAACTGAATTACCGGGCCATCGGCCATGGGGTCCGAAAAAGGAATGCCAAGCTCAATAATATCCGCCCCGGCTTTTTCGAGCGTATAAACAAGCTTTTCTGTTTCGGCCAAATTGGGATCGCCAGCCGTAATAAACGTAACCAGCGCTTTTTTGCCGGCTTTTTTTAATTCCTTAAATTTTTGATCAATACGCGACATATTTTACAATTTCACCTTCATCACCTGGGCCACGGTTCCCATATCTTTATCGCCACGACCAGATAAATTAACCACAATCACTTCGTGTGATTTTGTTTTTTTAGCTAACTCCGGAAGATACGCCACGGCATGGGCACTTTCTAACGCCGGGATAATCCCTTCCACTTGCGTGAGCATTCTAAAACCTTCCATGGCCTGGTCATCGGTAATGGGCACATACTCGGCACGGCCCGATCGTTTAAAATAAGCATGCTCCGGACCAACACCGGGATAATCGAGACCCGCCGAAATAGAATGTGTGGGCAACACCTGGCCATCTTTATCACTCATGAGATATGTTTTGTTGCCGTGCAAAACCCCCACCGTACCGGCACACATGGAAGCCGCTGTTTGCTTGGTGTTAACACCAAGTCCCGCAGCCTCAAGCCCAATCATTTTGGTATTCGTGTTTTTATAATACGGATAAAAAAGCCCCATAGCATTAGAACCACCACCTATACAGGCCACCACATAGTCGGCTTCTTTTTCTCCAATTTCCTTTAATTGCTTTTTCACTTCGGTACCAATGATGGATTGAAAATCACGCACCATGGTAGGATAAGGATGTGGGCCCGCTACCGTACCAATACAATAAAATGTATTGCGCACATTGGTTACCCAATCACGCAGTGCTTCGTTCATGGCATCTTTTAAGGTTTTGGTTCCGCTTGTTACCGCATGCACTTTGGCCCCTAAAAGTTTCATTCGAAATACATTGAGCGACTGACGATGCACATCTTCTTCACCCATATACACTTCACATTGAAGATCAAGTAGAGCACACAGTGTTGCCGTGGCCACACCATGCTGGCCGGCACCCGTTTCGGCAATCACGCGGGGTTTCCCCATTTTTTTAGCCATGAGGCATTGGCCCAAAGTGTTATTCACTTTATGAGCACCGGTATGGCACAAATCTTCACGTTTAAAATAAATTTTTCCACCACCCAGTTTTTTGGTGAGTTTTTCGGCAAAATAGAGGGGAGTTGGACGGCCAATGTAATGCTTGGCGTAGTAAGCAAATTCCTTTTTAAAATCTTTGGATTTTCCTATTTTTTTATAAGCCTCTTCCAGCTCTAAAAGAGCGGGCATAAGGGTTTCGGCCACATAACGACCACCAAAAATACCAAAATGACCGTGTTTATCGGGTAAAGTAGCCATAGAGCTGTTGCGTAACAAAGAAAAAAGCTTATGGCAAGGGTTTCAGTGATGCAGAAAAAGCAAACTAACTCACTATTTTGGGACGTAAGGTTTGAGCTTTGGCAATAGCAATAAACTTTTCCAGTTTGGTACGGTCTTTAATGCCGGGCGCACTCTCCACCCCGCTTGCCACATCTACAGCATAGGGTTGTACAGATTGAATGGCCGTTGCAATATTATCGGGATTAAGCCCTCCCGATAAAAAAAGCTCCCCGTATTTTTTGGCTTCGCGCGCTAAATCCCAGTTAGATACAATACCGGTACCACCAAAAGCTTTTTCAACGTAGGAATCAACCAATAACCATGGGCTTTCATACTTGGAAATTTCTTCCAAATCTTTTTCTTCTTTTAACCTAAAAGCCTTTAACCACGGACGCCCCACGGCATTACAGTAGTCGGCTGTTTCATCGCCATGAAACTGTACAAAATCGAGCTCAAGCGCTACCGCCAAATCAATTACTTTTTCAACTTGCTCATTTACAAAAACACCCACTTTTTTAACAGACGAAGGGATGTCTTGAATAATATCATCGGCTGCCTCAGGTTCTATATAACGTTTAGAATCGGGATAAAAATTAAAACCCAAAAAATCGGCCCCTAATTCCACGGCATCGAGCGCGTCATCTAAATTCGTTATTCCGCAAATTTTAACTAAAACCGACATAACTTATCCTATCATTTCCCGTAATTTTTTACCGATATCTTTTTCGCGCATGAGTGATTCACCAATCAAAAAACCATCGTAGCCCGCTTCCATCAGCTTTACACAATCATCATGTGTATTAAGCCCCGATTCGGTTATACGCTTAAAGCTTTGAGGAAACTCTTTTACCAAATCGTAAGACGTTTGAAGACTTGTTTTAAAGTTTTTTAAATCACGGTTGTTTACGCCCAAAATATGCGGTGGCAACTTGGCCGCTCTCTTCCATTCGGCCTGGTTATGAATTTCTACCAAAACGCTCATCCCTAATTCACGCGCTAATTGCTGAAAATCTTTTAGCTGATGATCATCCAGCGCCGCAACAATAAGGAGCACCGCATCAGCTCCATGAGCTCGTGCTTCATGGAATTGATACTCCTCAATCATAAAATCTTTACGCAAGCACGGTAGACTGACCTGTTTTTTAATTTGCACAAGATAGTTAAGCGAGCCCATAAAAAAATGCTCGTCGGTTAAAATAGATAAGGCCTTGGCACCATTATCTTGATAAATATGGGCCGTATCCAGTGCGTTAAAATCTTGGCGAATAATTCCCTTAGACGGCGATGCCTTTTTTACTTCGGCAATAATGTTGATAGAGCCTTTTTGAAAATTTCCCAAAAAGTCACGCGCCGGCTCGGCATCGTGCGCCTTCTTTTTAACATCGGCAAGAGGCACACGTCGTTTTTGCGAAGCCACTTCGTCGCGTTTATACTCTAAAATTTTATCTAGGGTGTTTTGCATTTAATGCGTCATTTCTATCAAAGCTTCTAATTTTTGATACGCTTTACCGCTGCTAATAGAGCCCTGTGCCAAAAGTAATCCGTCTTTAAAATTATTGGCAAGTCCGGCCACCATAAAACCCAAAGCGGCGTTAAGATGCACACAATGATCAATTGCCTCCGAATGTCCTTTTAAAACATGGCGTAACCTTTTGGCATTTTCTGCAGGCCCACCACCTTTTAAATTATCTAGCTGACACGGCGCATACCCCACACTTTGTGGATCAAATGTTTCTTTTGTAATGATCCCGTTTTTAATAAATGCAATTTGTGTGGTACCTGTAAGTGTCACCTCATCCAACCCATCACTGCCATGTACCACCGCGCCCTGGGTAACACCTAATTGAGCTAGTACTTTAGAGATTATATCTAAAAGACGTGCATCATAAACACCCATAACCTGCTTTTTGGCATTTGCAGGATTTAAGAGTGGACCCAAAATATTAAAAATTGTTTTTTGCGCTAACTCTTTACGGATGGGGGCTACATTTTTTAGAGTTTGATGATACTGAGGGGCAAATAAAAAACCGATGCCAATATTATCAATGCAGCGCGCCACAATTACGGGAGAAGCATCAATATTGACACCCAATTCTTTTAATACATCGCTGCTACCGGAATTAGAACTAACAGCACGGTTGCCATGTTTAGCCACTCGTACTCCGCCACCGGCTAGCACAAAAGCTGTGGCCGTCGAAATATTAAACGTATTTTTTCCATCACCACCCGTACCGCAAGTATCCAGCACATCCGGGTTTTGAAGCGTAATTTTTTGGCTCTTACTTCGTAAAAAACGGGCAGCTCCTAAAATTTCATCGGCCGTTTCTTTTTTAGCGGAAAGTGCTTTTAAAAACCGCTTGATAAGTTCGGCATCTTCGGTTCCGGACAATAAAAAACTCATCGCTTCTTCCATTTGCGAAGCAGAAAGATTCTGACTCGATTCAACATGAGTCACAAATTTTAACAATAATTCGTTCATATTTGATTCATTTGTCATACGGTCCAACTGAGACAGACCGGGGTGACGACGGACTACGATGCCTTGCGCTGAAGATCTTTTTTCCAGCCGCTGCGTTTTTGGATTTCGGTTACCGTACGTTCATACTCGGCATCGGCTTCTGCCACTGTTTTGCCTAACTCATTGGCCCACACCTGGCATAAGGTTTTATACCACGGCTGGCCATGATCGGCACGCGACAAATATAACGGAATACGACGTAAAATAAAATCTTCCACATGAATAACCATACCGGTACGAATTTGATATCTTAATTCAGCTTCTAGAAGCGGAAAACCAGCCGGATCGGCCTGGCTTGAAGGATGTAATTTGGCCAAATTCATAATATCGATGGCCCCTAAACCATAACGATCTATCAATACTTGCGGTACAATTTGCGTCAGCGACGCAAGAGTAGAAAGCGACTCTTTTGTTGTAAGCGGGTTTACAGGTTCTTTAGTGTTACTTTTTGCACTTTGAGGAGCCGCATAATCTACAATTTCGGCCGCCATCGTACGGTGAGTGGTGTATTTACCGCCACAAACAACAACCGTATCACCAGGGCCTGTGCCAATATGATGCTCGCGGCTTACCTTTTGCAATTTGGAGACAATAGAAACTTCCGGAGTATCATGATCGGGAAGCCCAACCTGTGGGCCCATAAGCGGTCGAACACCAACATAAGCACTCACAATATCATCAAGAGTTAGCTTTAATTTAGGGAAATAAATATTGAGCAAATTAAGCAAATACTCAACATCATCATCGCCCACTACCGTTTCTTCAGGGTTGTTGGGGCTTGGGCCATCGGTGGTACCCACCAAGGCCATACCTTCGCCAAAATCGGGACGAGGAATAATAAAGGAAATGCGACCATCTTCGGGATGCGCCATGACCACAGCCCCCGGAACAGGCAAACGCTTCATGTTAAAAAGTAAATGCGCCCCCTTACTGGGCATAAGGTGTTTTTTCCAGCCCGGAAACATTTTTTCTCCAAACATATCGGTCCATGGTCCGGCACAAATCACCACTTTTTTAGCTTTAATCTGAAAAGTAGATCCGCCTTCTAAATCTTTTACCACAAAACCCATCACCTTATTACCAGACCATACCGGTTCGGTGGCTTCGGCATAATTAATACAAGCGGCACCAGAAACACTTGCAGCGCGCAAGGTTTCAATGGCCAAGGCATCATCCCACATGCTGGCATCATAATATGAAAAACCGCCCTTCAGTCCATTTTCATTTAGACCAGGAATCTCCAAAACCATTTTTCTTTTTGATAAGGTTTTATGCATGCCCGGCGCACGAAAAAGTGCCAGCATATCGTAGAGCCACATACCCATCATCAAAAGACCTTTGCCATGAGAATCGCGCTTGTATACAGGCATGTAAAATTTAAGCGGTTTTACCAAATTGGGCGAACTTTTTAAAAGATGTTTACGCTCAGAAAGCGCTTCAAACACCAGTTTAAATTCCATATTTTGTAAATAACGAAGCCCACCATGAATGAGCTTGGACGAACGAGAGGATGTACCCCAGGCAAAATCGTGTTTTTCAACTAAAGCCACTTTAAGACCACGACTAACTGCATCACGTGCGGTGGCAGCCCCAGTAATACCCCCCCCAATAATAAGGAGGTCAAACTCCTCGGTTTTAAGGCGCTCCATGGCCACAGACCTGGTTTTAATGGAAAATTCGGTTTGGTAGAATTTTTGCTGCACAAGGCGTATTAATTTGATATTCACCTCTTGTCAAACGCTATGAATGTTGAATTTATTAGTCAAAATTTAAAAAACAGCTGGTTAGGGAAAAGTATTTATTTAAAAAATGAAATCAATTCCACTAACACCTGGGCCAAGGATAATATTAAAAACGAAAAACGGGGTGCTGTTTTTATAGCCAATCACCAAACAAACGGCCGGGGCCTAAAAAACAGGGCATGGGAAGCCCCAGCAGGTAAAAATATTCTGCTCTCATTTATTGATATTCCCCCACAAAATCCGGAACAGGCCCACCATTTAACCTTGTTAGCTGGCATTGCATTACATGAAGCGGTTTTACAAACTGGAAACACACATGCTACGCTTAAATGGCCTAACGATTTACTGATAAACAGTAAAAAAGCGGGGGGGATTTTGTGCGAACAAAAAGAAAACAAAATTGTGGTGGGTATTGGCCTTAATGTAAATAGCACCAAAACAGATTTTTCCCCGGCCGTCCAGGCCATATCAACCAGTCTGTTTGACGAAAGTGGAAAAGAAGAAAAACGCGAAACTATTATTACCCATATCCTTAATGCCTACGAATTTTTTAGATCACAATACGACATACAAGGAATTTCATTTTTAAAGGCTGAATGGAATAAAAGAAACGGTATTATGGGAAAAACCGTGCGCATTATAGAGGTAGATAATGAATACACCGGTACAGCTATGGGGCTAGATGACCAAGGTTTTTTGCTGGTAAAAACCCAAAACGAGCTTAAACAAGTGATTGCAGGAGATTTATTTTTGGTTTAAGGAACTGTCATGCTACTGGCTATAGACATCGGTAACACCAATACGGTTTTAGGCCTCTATAAAGGCGAAAAACTCATCCATAACTGGAGGCTTGAAACAAAAAAAGAGCGAACCGGTGATGAGTGGGGTATTTTTTTAAAAGAACTCTTTCAATTTGAAAAAATTAAGCTGGAAGATTTAAGCGGCGTTGTCATTTCCAACGTGGTGCCTGTTCTCAATCGTTCCATGAAAGAAATGTGCGCCCGTTACCTTAAAAAAACGCCTGTTATGGTAGGAGCCGAAATTAATATCGACATGCCGATTGCTACCGATAACCCCAGTGAAGTAGGCGCAGACCGT is part of the bacterium genome and encodes:
- a CDS encoding biotin--[acetyl-CoA-carboxylase] ligase; this encodes MNVEFISQNLKNSWLGKSIYLKNEINSTNTWAKDNIKNEKRGAVFIANHQTNGRGLKNRAWEAPAGKNILLSFIDIPPQNPEQAHHLTLLAGIALHEAVLQTGNTHATLKWPNDLLINSKKAGGILCEQKENKIVVGIGLNVNSTKTDFSPAVQAISTSLFDESGKEEKRETIITHILNAYEFFRSQYDIQGISFLKAEWNKRNGIMGKTVRIIEVDNEYTGTAMGLDDQGFLLVKTQNELKQVIAGDLFLV